One Chryseobacterium indoltheticum DNA segment encodes these proteins:
- the hemW gene encoding radical SAM family heme chaperone HemW, translating into MIYIHIPFCKQKCSYCNFHFSTSLNFKDEMLDAMKKEIFLRKDELQNKNLQSLYFGGGTPSVLSADEIKSLIDEVLKHFNFNNDIEITLEANPDDLNSQFLKGLSCSPINRLSIGTQSFFDEDLKLMNRAHNASEAESSIKRAQDFGFENLSIDLIYGSPNSNLEIWKENLSKTIALEVPHISSYALTVEPKTALENWISKGKVSNPKEEEQNREFYYMIDFLKDHGFNHYEVSNFAKEGFYSRHNSAYWKYQEYLGIGPSAHSYNGNDVRSWNVANNQQYIKKLNSNILAKETEILSQQDQFNEMIMISLRTIWGVDLTSLNQKFSPNILDKFNKEIQHKIEEGILKIEDNHLKIPEKHWFMADGIASDLFIV; encoded by the coding sequence ATGATTTACATTCACATCCCTTTCTGCAAACAGAAATGCAGCTATTGCAATTTTCATTTTTCCACTTCTTTGAATTTTAAAGATGAAATGCTGGATGCAATGAAAAAGGAAATTTTCCTCAGAAAAGATGAGCTTCAGAACAAAAATTTACAGTCTCTATATTTCGGTGGCGGAACTCCCTCTGTACTTTCGGCAGATGAAATAAAGTCTTTAATTGATGAAGTTTTAAAACATTTCAATTTTAATAATGACATTGAAATTACTTTGGAAGCCAATCCTGATGATTTAAATTCTCAATTTTTAAAAGGACTGTCATGTTCTCCGATTAACCGTTTGTCTATCGGAACGCAAAGTTTTTTTGATGAAGATCTGAAACTGATGAATCGTGCACATAATGCCTCCGAAGCAGAAAGTTCTATTAAAAGAGCGCAGGATTTCGGATTTGAAAATTTGAGTATTGATTTAATTTACGGTTCACCCAATTCCAATCTGGAGATATGGAAGGAAAATTTAAGCAAAACAATTGCGCTTGAAGTTCCACATATTTCGTCTTATGCTTTAACGGTTGAGCCAAAAACGGCTTTAGAAAACTGGATTTCGAAAGGAAAAGTTTCAAATCCTAAAGAAGAAGAGCAGAATCGTGAGTTTTATTACATGATTGATTTTCTGAAAGATCATGGTTTTAATCATTATGAAGTCTCTAATTTTGCCAAAGAAGGATTTTATTCAAGACACAATTCTGCATACTGGAAATATCAGGAATATTTAGGTATTGGCCCTTCCGCACATTCTTACAACGGAAATGATGTACGAAGCTGGAATGTAGCCAATAATCAACAATACATCAAAAAATTAAATTCAAATATTTTAGCCAAAGAAACCGAAATCCTTTCACAGCAAGACCAGTTCAATGAGATGATTATGATTAGTTTAAGAACGATTTGGGGCGTAGATCTGACAAGTTTAAATCAAAAATTTTCACCCAATATCTTAGATAAATTTAATAAAGAAATTCAGCATAAAATAGAGGAAGGAATTTTAAAAATTGAAGATAATCACCTTAAGATTCCTGAAAAACATTGGTTTATGGCAGACGGAATCGCTTCAGATTTATTTATTGTCTAG
- the murI gene encoding glutamate racemase has protein sequence MKTKKQDYSHLSPKQPIGIFDSGVGGLTVAKEIKRLLPHEDLIYFGDTKHLPYGEKSKEAIIEYSTKISNFLLEQNCKAIVIACNTATANALQDVMNSVAGKVPVIDVINPVAEKVAYEIHNNVGVIATKATVNSGLYKKSIRKHNKFIKVDELATPLLVPAIEEGFKNHPITHSIIYNYLSNAKLKNIETLILGCTHYPLLIDEIKQYYGNRVRVIDSPNIVANHLTIILDKYHLLNDNNPKPNYKFYLSDITKNFEKISKKFFGKTIDLELKVL, from the coding sequence TTGAAAACTAAAAAACAAGATTATTCGCATCTTTCGCCAAAGCAGCCTATCGGTATTTTTGATAGTGGAGTGGGAGGTTTAACGGTTGCCAAAGAAATAAAAAGACTTCTTCCCCATGAAGATCTTATTTATTTTGGGGATACTAAGCATCTTCCTTACGGTGAAAAATCAAAAGAAGCGATTATAGAATATTCTACGAAAATTTCTAATTTCCTTTTAGAACAAAACTGCAAAGCGATTGTAATTGCCTGTAATACGGCTACGGCAAATGCATTGCAGGATGTTATGAATTCAGTTGCAGGGAAAGTTCCTGTGATTGACGTTATCAATCCTGTTGCCGAAAAAGTGGCGTACGAAATTCATAATAATGTTGGGGTTATCGCAACGAAAGCAACGGTAAATTCGGGTTTGTATAAGAAGAGCATCCGTAAACATAATAAGTTTATTAAAGTAGATGAACTGGCGACTCCGCTTTTGGTTCCTGCGATTGAAGAAGGTTTCAAAAATCATCCGATTACCCATTCTATCATTTACAATTATCTGAGTAACGCCAAATTGAAAAATATTGAAACATTGATTCTCGGCTGTACCCACTATCCGCTTTTGATCGATGAGATCAAGCAATATTACGGAAATCGCGTTCGCGTGATTGATTCTCCAAATATTGTTGCTAATCATTTGACGATTATTTTAGATAAATATCATCTTTTGAATGATAATAATCCAAAGCCGAATTACAAATTTTACCTTTCGGATATCACCAAAAATTTTGAGAAAATCTCCAAGAAATTCTTTGGTAAGACCATTGATTTAGAATTGAAAGTATTATAA
- a CDS encoding RsmD family RNA methyltransferase, whose translation MYRIIAGKWKAKKIAAPKNFDVRPTTDFAKEALFSILENTYDMQSISVLDLFAGIGSITFEFASRGCQDVTSVEMNPKHTSFINATASELDMSLQVNTQRGDVFDWLKKFRNNKSYEIVFADAPFETEEKKYHELLSLVLKNKYLKPNGILIVEHQSRLKLDHPNYKFTRKYGNVSFSFYEPYQETEIETQAENSDIAE comes from the coding sequence ATGTACAGAATAATTGCCGGTAAATGGAAAGCAAAAAAAATAGCCGCTCCCAAAAACTTTGATGTAAGACCAACCACCGATTTTGCTAAAGAAGCCCTTTTCAGCATTTTGGAGAACACTTACGATATGCAGTCGATTTCCGTTCTTGATCTTTTTGCAGGAATTGGCTCCATTACTTTTGAATTTGCGTCAAGAGGTTGCCAGGATGTGACTTCGGTTGAAATGAACCCGAAACATACATCTTTTATCAATGCTACTGCTTCAGAACTTGACATGAGTCTGCAGGTAAATACGCAAAGAGGGGATGTTTTTGACTGGCTTAAAAAATTCAGAAATAATAAATCTTACGAAATCGTTTTTGCTGATGCACCATTTGAAACTGAGGAAAAAAAGTATCACGAATTGCTTTCTTTGGTTCTAAAAAATAAATATCTGAAGCCTAACGGAATTTTGATCGTGGAACATCAAAGCAGATTAAAGCTTGATCATCCGAATTATAAATTCACCAGAAAATACGGGAATGTGAGCTTCAGTTTTTACGAACCTTATCAGGAAACTGAAATCGAGACACAAGCTGAAAATAGCGACATTGCAGAATAA
- a CDS encoding DUF3822 family protein yields the protein MNVLNLLFTKDGLIYQIIKNKSVLEEKSYFVNEESPKNFISAKLEDALLKQRYDEISVVSALNHFTLMPEGFEDHDSGYDLIAFNAPVDKENEELMLSVNKKFKLQFYYTFPKEFYNKIKDLSVPVKFNFSGEKFLNSINNKNNKEIHINLYHNQCEFFAISNKKIILYNNLDVNSEVDFLYFVMFTLSKIGFGINETYFYVYGETTENETFISELQKFVKNLKVVYDNVPNKNFILN from the coding sequence ATGAACGTACTAAATTTACTTTTTACCAAAGACGGGCTGATCTACCAAATCATCAAAAACAAAAGTGTTTTGGAGGAAAAGTCTTATTTCGTAAACGAAGAATCGCCCAAGAATTTCATTTCAGCGAAGCTGGAAGATGCATTGCTAAAACAGAGATATGACGAAATTTCTGTAGTTTCTGCACTGAATCATTTTACTTTAATGCCCGAAGGTTTTGAAGATCACGATTCGGGATATGATCTTATTGCCTTCAATGCGCCTGTTGACAAAGAAAATGAAGAACTGATGCTTTCTGTAAACAAAAAGTTTAAGCTACAGTTTTATTATACTTTTCCGAAAGAATTTTATAATAAAATAAAAGATCTTTCAGTTCCGGTAAAATTTAATTTTTCTGGAGAGAAATTTTTAAACTCGATCAACAATAAGAATAATAAAGAAATTCACATCAATCTTTATCATAACCAATGTGAGTTTTTTGCGATTTCAAATAAAAAAATCATCCTTTATAATAACTTGGATGTCAATTCGGAAGTAGACTTTCTTTATTTTGTGATGTTTACGTTAAGTAAAATCGGTTTTGGAATAAACGAAACCTATTTTTATGTGTATGGTGAAACCACAGAGAATGAAACATTCATTTCAGAACTTCAGAAGTTTGTAAAAAACCTGAAAGTTGTCTATGATAATGTTCCGAACAAGAATTTTATCCTTAATTAG
- a CDS encoding Smr/MutS family protein produces MKIGNKVSVVDEDLSGVITSVNGNIVVFKDEYGFTYQYPKEKLVPKDAEIYENIKIIKKAEPRKVISKKHDKSPLILDLHFQNLVKNPHDYDSFERLFLQKEKLIQTINFCRKNHLKRLEIVHGIGDGVLQNLVWDVLESQPNLDFYNKEILHHQSGAVMVEFH; encoded by the coding sequence ATGAAAATTGGCAATAAAGTTTCGGTAGTGGATGAAGATTTAAGCGGAGTGATTACTTCGGTGAATGGAAATATTGTGGTTTTTAAAGACGAATATGGTTTTACCTATCAATATCCGAAAGAAAAGCTGGTTCCGAAAGATGCTGAAATTTATGAAAATATTAAAATCATAAAAAAAGCCGAACCCAGAAAAGTAATTTCTAAAAAGCACGATAAAAGTCCATTAATTCTTGATTTACATTTTCAGAATCTGGTAAAGAATCCGCATGATTATGACAGTTTTGAAAGACTGTTTCTGCAAAAGGAAAAACTGATTCAAACGATTAATTTTTGCCGCAAAAATCATTTAAAAAGACTTGAAATTGTCCACGGCATTGGCGATGGTGTACTTCAAAATTTAGTTTGGGACGTACTTGAAAGCCAGCCCAATCTTGATTTTTACAATAAAGAAATACTTCATCATCAATCGGGTGCGGTAATGGTAGAATTTCACTAA
- a CDS encoding metallophosphoesterase family protein, translating to MTKILLLSDSHSYIDDRILDYAKQADEIWHCGDFGSFEIIEQLEKIKPLKGVYGNIDGIKIRSEFPEVNRFFCENVEVLMIHIGGYPGKYTPLAKKEISEKAPKLFISGHSHILKAMYDDKYKLLHLNPGACGKQGWHKMRTMMQFVIDGEEIKDLAIIELGPKVYS from the coding sequence ATGACCAAAATTTTACTCCTCTCCGATTCCCATTCTTATATTGATGATCGAATTTTAGATTACGCAAAACAAGCTGATGAAATCTGGCATTGCGGAGATTTTGGAAGCTTTGAGATTATTGAGCAACTCGAAAAAATAAAGCCTTTAAAAGGAGTTTACGGAAATATCGACGGCATAAAAATCCGTTCTGAATTTCCTGAAGTAAACCGTTTTTTTTGTGAAAATGTAGAAGTTTTAATGATCCATATTGGCGGTTATCCCGGAAAATATACTCCTTTAGCCAAAAAAGAAATTTCAGAAAAAGCTCCGAAATTATTTATTTCTGGGCATTCTCATATTTTAAAGGCAATGTATGATGATAAATATAAATTGCTGCATCTAAATCCGGGAGCTTGCGGAAAACAAGGCTGGCATAAAATGAGAACGATGATGCAGTTTGTAATTGATGGTGAAGAAATAAAGGATCTGGCGATTATTGAGTTGGGTCCAAAGGTTTATAGTTAG
- a CDS encoding serine hydrolase has translation MKHNFSLFFLLVSFISFAQVEEKKLDELIQNTLKTFDVPGMSVGIIKDGKIIYSKGFGVRSLTTKQPMDDNTLVGIASNSKAFTCTALAILADEGKLNWDDKVSKYIPEFQMYDPYVSQNVTIKDLVTHRAGLGLGQGDLMFFPEGGNLTVNDIIHNVRYLKPENPFRTTLDYNNIMFIVAGEVIHRVSGLSWADFIEQKIMKPVGMTSSFGSYNRAKTVANKIDAHAPVDGKAIAVPHDWNETGNAAGGIMSNIKDMTTWAEFLLNNFTTKDGKKLVSDKNVQQLWSLQIPDKVAMKNPYDTSFYGYGLGWFLSDVKGHKQVQHTGGLIGTVTQFTLIPDMKLGIVVLTNQQSGVAFNTITNTVKDSYLGIADRNWLKNYADRIQKVEAEYNKQKKDAFAKSDAFKKDKNLQPKAEQFVGKYSDQWFGDVEIAQQANTYRISCKNSPRLKGELLPFSNNTFIIKWDDRSYDADAYIIFSYDETGKAESAKMKAISDITDFSFDFDDLDLRRK, from the coding sequence ATGAAGCACAACTTCTCTTTATTCTTTCTTTTAGTTTCTTTCATCTCTTTTGCACAGGTTGAAGAAAAAAAATTAGACGAACTTATTCAAAATACGTTAAAAACTTTTGATGTTCCGGGGATGTCGGTCGGTATCATCAAAGATGGAAAAATAATTTATTCAAAAGGTTTTGGGGTACGTTCATTAACAACAAAACAACCAATGGATGACAATACTTTGGTGGGAATTGCATCCAATTCTAAAGCTTTTACATGTACTGCTTTGGCGATTTTAGCAGATGAAGGAAAACTAAATTGGGATGATAAAGTTTCAAAATATATTCCCGAATTTCAAATGTACGATCCGTACGTCTCTCAAAATGTAACGATCAAGGATTTGGTGACTCACAGAGCCGGCTTAGGTTTGGGACAGGGTGATTTGATGTTTTTTCCGGAAGGCGGGAATCTTACGGTGAATGATATTATACATAATGTAAGGTATTTAAAACCTGAAAACCCTTTCCGTACAACTTTAGATTATAATAACATCATGTTTATTGTTGCCGGAGAAGTGATTCACCGAGTTTCAGGATTAAGTTGGGCCGATTTTATCGAACAAAAAATCATGAAACCGGTTGGCATGACTTCAAGTTTCGGAAGTTACAACAGAGCAAAAACAGTTGCTAATAAAATTGATGCGCATGCTCCTGTTGATGGAAAGGCCATCGCCGTTCCTCATGATTGGAACGAAACGGGAAATGCCGCTGGCGGAATTATGAGTAACATTAAAGATATGACGACTTGGGCAGAATTTCTTCTGAATAATTTCACTACTAAAGATGGTAAAAAATTAGTTTCAGATAAAAACGTTCAGCAGCTTTGGAGTTTGCAGATTCCTGATAAGGTTGCAATGAAAAACCCTTACGATACGAGCTTTTACGGATATGGTTTAGGTTGGTTTTTAAGTGATGTGAAAGGTCATAAACAAGTACAGCATACCGGCGGATTGATTGGAACGGTTACTCAGTTTACTTTGATTCCGGACATGAAATTGGGAATTGTAGTTTTAACAAATCAGCAATCCGGAGTAGCTTTCAACACGATTACAAACACGGTGAAAGATTCTTATTTAGGAATTGCCGACAGAAACTGGCTGAAAAACTATGCCGACAGAATACAGAAGGTAGAAGCAGAATATAATAAACAGAAAAAAGATGCTTTCGCAAAATCTGATGCTTTCAAAAAAGATAAAAATCTACAGCCAAAAGCTGAACAGTTTGTCGGAAAATATAGTGATCAATGGTTTGGCGATGTGGAAATTGCTCAGCAGGCAAATACTTACAGGATTTCTTGTAAAAACTCTCCAAGACTGAAAGGTGAATTGCTTCCTTTTTCAAATAATACCTTTATTATCAAATGGGATGACAGAAGTTATGATGCCGATGCGTACATTATTTTTAGTTATGATGAAACTGGAAAAGCAGAATCTGCAAAAATGAAAGCAATTTCAGATATTACAGATTTCAGTTTTGATTTTGATGATCTTGATTTGAGAAGAAAGTAA
- a CDS encoding SixA phosphatase family protein gives MKKLILVRHAKSDWPEETSDFDRPLADKGLLDALKMSKFLKNNDIVIDYFVSSPAVRALATCKIFNQTYNSTFVTDEKLYNPSENNFQSVIYDLNNDVNSVAFFSHNNGISNFANSISEDIFHFPTCGVAGFQIECDSWAQFDGADKKLLFFYEPGKI, from the coding sequence ATGAAGAAACTTATCCTCGTAAGACATGCAAAAAGTGACTGGCCCGAAGAGACCAGCGACTTCGACAGACCTTTGGCAGATAAAGGTTTGCTGGATGCTTTAAAGATGTCTAAATTTTTAAAAAATAATGATATCGTTATAGACTATTTCGTTTCCAGCCCTGCAGTAAGAGCTTTGGCTACCTGCAAAATTTTTAATCAGACCTATAATTCAACTTTTGTAACAGACGAAAAACTATATAATCCTTCTGAAAATAATTTTCAGTCGGTCATCTATGATTTAAATAATGATGTGAATTCGGTTGCGTTTTTCTCACACAATAATGGTATTTCCAACTTTGCCAATTCTATTTCTGAGGATATTTTTCATTTCCCGACTTGTGGTGTTGCAGGATTTCAAATTGAATGTGATTCTTGGGCACAGTTTGACGGAGCCGATAAGAAACTACTTTTCTTTTACGAACCCGGGAAAATTTAA
- the ruvX gene encoding Holliday junction resolvase RuvX has translation MGQIIAIDYGKARCGVAATDDMKIIASGLDTVETRFLMDFLKKYTVENSVEAIVVGLPVDLKGNISEVETDILGFIENFKKEFPQIEVHRLDERFTSKMASFFISQSGKSKKQRQQKGLIDKVSATIILQNFLEQKTR, from the coding sequence ATGGGACAGATCATTGCTATAGACTACGGTAAAGCACGTTGTGGCGTTGCAGCAACCGACGATATGAAGATTATTGCAAGTGGTCTTGATACTGTGGAAACACGTTTTCTGATGGATTTTTTAAAAAAATATACCGTTGAGAATAGTGTGGAAGCAATTGTGGTAGGTCTTCCTGTAGATTTGAAGGGTAATATTTCAGAAGTAGAAACAGATATTTTAGGGTTTATAGAAAACTTTAAAAAAGAATTTCCACAAATTGAAGTTCATCGTCTTGATGAAAGATTTACCTCAAAAATGGCTTCGTTTTTTATTTCGCAAAGCGGAAAAAGTAAAAAGCAGAGACAACAAAAAGGATTAATAGATAAAGTAAGTGCAACCATCATATTGCAGAATTTTTTAGAACAAAAAACAAGATGA
- the def gene encoding peptide deformylase produces MILPIRAFGDPVLRKTGKEIDKNYPDLQELIDNMFETMYSANGIGLAAPQIGLDIRIFIVDVTPLAEDEDYEDIAEELKDFKKVFINAQILEESGEEWKFNEGCLSIPDVREDVKRKSTILIEYYDENFVKHTETFSDIRARVIQHEYDHIEGTLFTDHLSALKKKLVKGKLTKITQGEVSISYKMRFPK; encoded by the coding sequence ATGATTTTACCAATAAGAGCTTTTGGAGATCCTGTTTTAAGAAAAACGGGAAAAGAGATAGACAAAAATTATCCGGATCTGCAGGAATTGATCGATAATATGTTTGAAACGATGTACAGTGCAAACGGTATTGGTTTGGCTGCCCCGCAGATCGGTTTAGATATAAGAATATTTATCGTAGACGTGACGCCTTTGGCTGAAGATGAAGATTACGAAGATATTGCCGAAGAGTTGAAAGACTTTAAAAAAGTCTTTATCAATGCTCAAATTCTTGAAGAATCTGGCGAAGAATGGAAGTTTAACGAAGGCTGTCTTTCTATTCCTGATGTAAGAGAAGATGTGAAAAGAAAAAGCACAATTCTGATTGAATATTATGACGAAAATTTTGTAAAGCATACCGAAACTTTTTCCGATATTAGAGCCCGCGTAATTCAGCACGAATATGATCATATTGAAGGAACTCTTTTCACTGATCACTTAAGTGCCTTGAAGAAAAAGCTGGTAAAAGGAAAACTTACAAAAATCACTCAGGGAGAAGTATCTATTAGCTACAAAATGAGATTTCCAAAATAA
- a CDS encoding DUF5606 family protein — protein MLLEKIISISGKPGLYKLVSQLKNGFIIEEVTTKKKVSIGNSSQVSLLDNIAMFTFDKEVPLFEVFENIAKNYDYKETISHKSSEAELAEFMVASLPNYDTERVYNSDIKKLAQWYNILHKAGYITPESFVKAEPETVEGESAEGDITADKAAPKKAAPKADKPATPKVKASTGAKAATKSTHRKMG, from the coding sequence ATGCTGTTAGAAAAAATAATTTCAATCTCTGGGAAACCAGGTCTTTACAAATTGGTATCGCAGTTGAAAAACGGATTCATCATTGAAGAAGTTACTACCAAAAAGAAAGTGAGCATCGGTAATTCTAGTCAGGTAAGCTTGCTAGATAATATCGCAATGTTTACTTTTGATAAAGAGGTTCCTTTGTTTGAGGTTTTTGAAAATATTGCTAAAAACTACGATTACAAAGAGACGATCAGTCACAAATCTTCAGAAGCTGAATTGGCTGAGTTTATGGTTGCATCTCTTCCAAACTACGATACAGAGAGAGTTTACAATTCTGATATTAAGAAATTGGCTCAATGGTACAACATTCTTCACAAAGCTGGATACATCACTCCAGAAAGTTTTGTAAAAGCAGAACCGGAAACTGTAGAAGGTGAAAGCGCTGAAGGTGATATCACTGCTGACAAAGCGGCTCCGAAAAAAGCGGCTCCAAAAGCAGATAAGCCTGCAACTCCAAAAGTAAAAGCAAGTACAGGAGCTAAAGCAGCTACGAAAAGTACACACAGAAAAATGGGATAA
- the mazG gene encoding nucleoside triphosphate pyrophosphohydrolase, with amino-acid sequence MNTRQEKLEAFGRLLDIMDDLREKCPWDQKQTLQTLRHLTLEETYELSDALLQEDLTEIKKELGDVLLHLVFYAKIGSEKESFDIADVINSLNEKLIFRHPHIYGDTEVKDEEEVKQNWEKLKLKEGNKSILGGVPKGLPSMVKAYRIQDKVKGIGFEFHDAEDAWKKVDEEINEFHAETDSDKKEQELGDVFFSLINYARILGLNPDSALERTNLKFISRFQKMEQLAAETDLKLADITLEEMDVLWEKAKRSE; translated from the coding sequence ATGAATACCAGACAGGAAAAACTCGAAGCTTTCGGAAGACTTTTAGATATTATGGATGATCTTCGTGAAAAATGTCCGTGGGATCAGAAACAGACTTTACAAACATTGCGTCACCTCACTTTGGAAGAAACGTATGAGCTTTCTGATGCGCTTTTGCAGGAAGATCTTACCGAGATTAAAAAAGAGCTAGGCGATGTACTTCTGCATCTGGTTTTTTATGCTAAAATAGGTTCAGAAAAAGAAAGCTTTGATATTGCTGATGTTATCAATTCGTTAAATGAAAAACTCATTTTCCGCCATCCTCATATTTATGGAGATACCGAAGTGAAAGATGAGGAAGAAGTAAAACAGAATTGGGAAAAACTAAAACTAAAAGAAGGCAACAAATCTATTTTGGGCGGTGTTCCTAAAGGATTACCAAGTATGGTAAAAGCCTACAGAATTCAGGATAAAGTAAAAGGAATTGGCTTTGAATTTCATGATGCTGAAGATGCCTGGAAAAAAGTAGATGAAGAAATCAACGAGTTTCATGCAGAAACAGATTCAGATAAAAAAGAACAGGAATTGGGCGATGTATTTTTCTCATTGATTAATTATGCAAGAATTTTAGGTTTAAATCCTGATTCGGCTTTAGAAAGAACCAATCTGAAATTTATTTCAAGATTTCAGAAAATGGAACAGCTTGCAGCTGAGACAGATTTAAAATTAGCTGATATAACTTTGGAAGAAATGGATGTTCTCTGGGAAAAAGCAAAACGTTCAGAATAA